TATTTCCATTTATAGTATACTAAAAGTCTAGAAAAGGAGGTGAACAAAGTAGATTAAGATAAAATACATATTCTTCACTACCTACTAGTAGTATTTGAAGAAAACAAAAAAAGCGGCACAATCTAAACCACAACGTCGCAAGTAGTCATTTGAAGAAGGTGAAAACCTCTTTTTACTTAGTATTTTATCGTAACCACTAATTATGCGAAGGAAAACCATACGAATATTTAACATTGTTATCATCATAGTACTAACTTTTATAATGGCACAAACAACAGACTTTAGTAATTTAACAACGTCGGACTATGTATATTTATCACTGTATGTTTTGATTATTATTCTTTTCATCGTTAACACTATATTAGAAGTAATCAATAAACGACGTGATATTAATGAGTAATATCCGTAACACAGATAATCCGTTATTCAAAGGTATGGATATAGCAGAAGCATCCGGATTATGCGGACTGTCTCAACTACAGATCAAATTGTTATGTAGTATACACCTATAATTGAGGAAGAATGACACCTTAGAAGCAGATAGTGAAGGCGTATTTCAATTAAGTGGAGACTTTAGCACAGAGTAAAAAATAATACGCGTGCATTTTAACTAACAAGAGGCTGGGACAAAAGAGAAAAAGGGTTAGATTGATGGCAGTCAATCTAACCCTTTTCTGCTGCGCCGTTGTTGTCCGCTTCTGCGGTGCTTTCCGCGGGCACACACGTAAGCCGCAACCCTCGCTAGCGCGCGGAATGCCAGCGTCTTACGCTGCGTGCATTCCCGCAGGAGTCACCGCCTCCGCTACCAACAACTAGTGAACCCTTCTAATTTATTATTAATTGCAAAAGAAATAATAGTAAATATGTTCTATATATTTTCTTAGCAAAAATTTATCAAAACCAATGTCCCTCTATTTAAGATTCTAAAGTTATGTGCCAGCCTCTAATTGTTTGCCTTTTATCCATGATTAATAATCTTATCTGTATAGAAGACTTGCTCCTTGACAACTCTTTGATGATTGGTGCATATACGACGCTAAAACACGATGAGTAATCGTAATTACTGTAAAATAATATGGATTCAACAAATAACTTTAAAAAATCATCTCACTTTTCATTTCTCTCCAATTGGATGACGGGCAATAATAAGTCTAATTGCGTAAAATCCTCTCCTCGGTACCACTCGATAATTGAGCGGGTAGGCACCCAGCTATGATGAAAAGCATATTGTAATAATTTGTGATAACCGCCTTTGATTTTTGTAGGATGTTCTTTAAATGGTAATGCTAAACAAATACAGGCAGGCATATGTTCGATAAAATCAACACCCTTTAATCCATTTAGCATGGAATCTGCTGTCACTCCAAAACCGATTTGTACTTTTATCAAATCTTGTCCTGATAAGTAGTTTACATAATAACTTTTAATGCGTATATTGTTCTGCTTTAATTTATTCGCTCTTTTTGCAAAATGCTCTCCAAACTTCCCTGTTGTCGATTGCTCAATGAACCAAATAATTTTTTCATCTTGTTTATCGATAAGATAAATATCTTCTTGAATTGAATCACTTTCTAAAAAACGTAAACTAACATCTATTAGATCACGTTTTTTCTTAATAGAATGAATCCAATTTTTCATCATGGTTTGACGAGCTATTTCATCATTTTCCTGTAAATAATGTTGAATATCTTGTAGAGGGACATCTGCAATTCGCAAAGTGGTAATTAATTTGACTGTGGCAATTTGATGCTGCGCATATACACGATAGCCATTCTCTCTTCGTTCTACTGGCAATAATAAATTTTTCGATTCATAAAAACGTAACGTGCTTTTTGCAATTCCAGTTCTATTTGAAAATTCTTGAATCGTCATATCCTTTTGCAAAGTCATCTCACTCCTTCGCTTTAACAGTAAACCTTAAAGCTACTTGAAGGTCAAGAAAATTTTCAGAATTGTTTGGGTGACTGGCACTGCCTAAAATACTGATAGACTTTTTCTAACTTTTTTTGTTGCCCTCCCTTTTTACTTTCCATATTGCCAAATTCAAAAAACTTCACCTTTTTAATTCCTACAAAATTAAACAATGCTTTTCGCATTAACACTTTATGCGCATTATTCAACCAAAAGAGTGGATAATTTGTCGGGCCTTTCATTGTAGACACACAGACGACCGACTTCCCTTTTAAAAGTCCTTCTGGAAACAAGCCTTTTTTATCTCTATAAGCAAAATTAGATGCAAATAGTTGATCGATATATCCTAAAAGCATTGCAGGCGGTCTTCCCCACCAAATCGGATAGATAAAAACAATCTGATCTGCCCATGTAAGTTGTTCTCTATATTTCTCTAAGTTAGGCTCGCGATACATATCACGTCTTCGTTTATGTTCGTGAAAATGTAAAATTGGATCAAATTTTTCCTCATATAAATCTAACACTTGTAATTCGGTTATGTACGGATTTTCATTACAACCTTTAAGGACTTGCTGTAAAAAAGCATAATTCAAACTTTGATGATTTGGATACGTATAAATGACTAACGTGTTCATAACATCCTCCTATTACTTATCATTTGATAAGTAAATAATAACGAATACTGTTTTAGTTGTCAAATGATAATTGTTTTAAGATAAGTTCTTTGATATCTTGTCAGTAAGAGGTGAGATATTTGGACAAGAATGCATTATTCAATCAATTTGTTACGTTTACCGCAGCCGTCCACCAAGTAACAAGTGACTTAACACAAAACATTAATACGGATGCTATTACGCCTGTTCAATACAAAATTTTAGAGTATTTAAAAGTAAGCCAACCTGTTACGATTACCGAAATTAGTGAATGTCATCATATGTCGTTACCCAATACAAGTCGCGAGCTCAAGAAACTTCAAGAAAAAAATTTAATTGAAAAAATAAGTGATATAGCGGATCGTCGTAAATTTTTTGTACGTCTATCAGCAGATGGTGAACAAATGATGCATGAAGCGTTTGCCCGTATCGAAGAACGCTTTCAACAGCTCATTCAACATGTTCCAGAAGAAGATTTAGAGGAAATCAAACACGCTTTGGATATTTTGCAACAGAAGGTTTTTAAACAACCTTAATCGTCAAACATTTTAATGTAAATGAATCATACTAATGCTACAGGTATTGTGGCTATCAACTCATTTAGAATTTAATCCCTAATATTCGTCACCCAATGACACTTTCCTTAATAGTCTAAAGATGTATAAAGGAGGTGACTCATGTGGGAGCAGTTTTTGATAAAATTTGGCTTGAACAGCATTTGGCTTCCCTTCCCTTATGGCAACAGATCGCATTTCAAGATTTTGCTTCAATGGTTGCAGATGATGCAAATGCATTCCCTTGTATTCCTGCGCGCACAGGGTTTATTTCGAATCAACTACGCTACAGTTTCGTTGGCGATCCCCGAGAGTTACAATCAGCTAAAGATTTGGCAAATTGCTTAAGGGCGTATGGTGACTGTGCTCGATCTGCTGGGAAATATACTTCGCACGCCATTTTCTTTGAGACGCCAAAAGATATGCTTGA
This genomic interval from Lysinibacillus sphaericus contains the following:
- a CDS encoding MarR family winged helix-turn-helix transcriptional regulator, which produces MDKNALFNQFVTFTAAVHQVTSDLTQNINTDAITPVQYKILEYLKVSQPVTITEISECHHMSLPNTSRELKKLQEKNLIEKISDIADRRKFFVRLSADGEQMMHEAFARIEERFQQLIQHVPEEDLEEIKHALDILQQKVFKQP
- a CDS encoding MerR family transcriptional regulator translates to MQKDMTIQEFSNRTGIAKSTLRFYESKNLLLPVERRENGYRVYAQHQIATVKLITTLRIADVPLQDIQHYLQENDEIARQTMMKNWIHSIKKKRDLIDVSLRFLESDSIQEDIYLIDKQDEKIIWFIEQSTTGKFGEHFAKRANKLKQNNIRIKSYYVNYLSGQDLIKVQIGFGVTADSMLNGLKGVDFIEHMPACICLALPFKEHPTKIKGGYHKLLQYAFHHSWVPTRSIIEWYRGEDFTQLDLLLPVIQLERNEK
- a CDS encoding NAD(P)H-dependent oxidoreductase → MNTLVIYTYPNHQSLNYAFLQQVLKGCNENPYITELQVLDLYEEKFDPILHFHEHKRRRDMYREPNLEKYREQLTWADQIVFIYPIWWGRPPAMLLGYIDQLFASNFAYRDKKGLFPEGLLKGKSVVCVSTMKGPTNYPLFWLNNAHKVLMRKALFNFVGIKKVKFFEFGNMESKKGGQQKKLEKVYQYFRQCQSPKQF